gccggccccgcttcCCCTCGCCAGGCCTGGTGCCTGCCGAGTGCTGCTCGTGCTGGGCGGCCGGGAGCAGGAGGTAGAGGACGAGGGTGAGGAGCACCCCGAGGAGCAGGAGCCCCaggcggctgcgggcgggcggcaTCTCCGCTCCCCCTGGAGAAGGACAATGGCAGCGAGGGGCCGGGAGCCCCAAACCCCACTgctgcgggggcggcgggccccaGACCACGGCGCTCTCCTCagctccggcccggcccgcgcccggcgctggcagccctgcccggccccggcctcccgAGCTCCCGCTGGctccggccgccggccccgccgcccctcggctCCAGCCCGGACatgcggccccccccccggccccggccctcacGGCGCCGCGCCCGCGGCCCCACGCTCCGCCTGGCGGGAGGCCGCAGCGCTGCAGGCCCCGAGGGCTGTCAGCCGGGGCCCGCCCGCCGCACCGACCCCCGGCAGGGCCCCACCGGGCCGGGGCCGAGGTCTCGGGAGAGAACGGCCGGTGCCGGCAGAGGAGCCCCGGCTTGGCGGGGCTCGGCTGGGGCTTGgcggggctctgcagagctcGGGTAGGGCTCTCGGTAGGGTTCGGCAGGACTCGGCTagagctcggctcggctcggcaagGGCTCGGCAGAGCTCGGCTGGCTCGGCAGAGCTCGGGtcgggctcggctcggctcggcaagAGCTCGGCTAGGGTTCAGCTAGGGCTCGGAAGGGCTCGACGGAGCTCGGTGGCTCGGCTAGCGTTCGGCAGAGCTCGGCTGGCTCGGCTAGGGCTCGGCAGTGCTCGGCTGGCTCGGCAGAGCTCGGGTAGGGCTCTCGGCTAGGGCTCGGCAGGGCTCGGCTAGGGCTCGGCAGGGCTCGGCTAGGGCTCGGCTAAGGCTCGGTGAGGCTCAGTGGGGCTCGGCTAAGGCTCGGTGAGGCTCAGTGGGGCTCGGCTAGGGATCGGTAGGGATCGGCTAGGGTTCGGCTCGGGCTCGGAGGGGCTCGACAGAGCTCGGCTACGGTTCGGCTCAACTCGGCTCGGCTAGAGCTAGGTGGGTCTCGGCGGAGCTCGGCtacgctcggctcggctcggcagagctcggctcggctcggcggggcggcggccgttccagggccgccccgggccctgcGTTCCGTGAGGCGGTGCCGCCGCTCCGCCCCCACGCCCCGCCGGCCTTTGGACCCGGGGcgcggcacccccagccccggggcgcggcggggagcgggcggcgagcggcggccggCGCTGGGGGCGGAGGAGCAGGTAAGGGCCGCCGGCCCAGCGCcggcggggaaactgaggcaggggcgGGCCCGTGAGCCCGCCTGGCTTGAGCGAGCAGCCCCGCGCACCCACCCCGGGGCCAGTCCCCCGCCGGCGTCCCCCAGAAAGAGGGTGATGCCAGTGTAAGCCCTGCCTTCCCAGTGCCAGCGCCACAGCCCCGCCTGCCTTCCTGCCATCACCGGGCCTCGACGCCGGGACACCAGCGTCCACCAGGGCCGGCCTTTCTGCTTggccgcgccgggccgccgcGCACACCGGGCCCGTTTCCACCTCTCGGCCCCCCTAACAGCTCTCCCAACCCCCAGGCATGGCCGCCCCACAGCTCACCGAGAGCACCCTCACGGCGGAGGGCCAGACCCTCTTCTACCGCCAAGCCGAGCCGGCCCAGCAGGCGCCAAAGCTgacggtgctgctgctgcacggCATTCGCTTCTCCTCTGACACCTGGCTTCAGCTGCGGACGCTTGCCATGCTGGCCGAAAACGGCTACCGAGCGGTGGCTATCGACCTGCCGGGTAAGGCACGGTGGAGAGCACGGCCCCGGAGCAaggtgggggccggggggagcctaTAGAGCCGCTCGCGTTCGTGGTGCTGGGATGGCAACCCCGGCGTCCTGCTGTGCCAGCTTCTCCCTGTCGCGAGGCAGCGGAGAGTGTGACAGGGCAAGTTCTGTCTCCCATGGCTCAGGGCTGGGGCGCTCGAAGGATGCTGTGGCCCCGGCACCCGTGGGCCAGCCAGCGCCGGGGGCTTTCCTGAAAGCGGTTTCGGAGGCTCTGTGCCTGGGTCCGACTGTGGTGATCAGCCCGTCGCTCAGCGGCATGTACTCGCTGCCCTTCCTCTTCCAGCACAACCACCTGCTCAAGGCATATGTGCCTGTGGCACCCATCTGCACGGAGAAATTCACGGCGGAGCAGTACGCTCAGATCAAAGTATGGCCTGGAGGGAGATTGAGGGAGGTGGGGGAACCGGGAGGGGACGGTGAGGAGGGGACGGTGAGGAGGGGCCCCTGGCACCCGGGTTGAGCAGGGGAAAGACCAAACAGGCCAGAAACCCCATTGCCACTGGAAAAGGGGAATGTGATGGTGAAGGAACGTGACTGTAGGGTAGCAGGAGGGAAAGAGGGGATGTTAGGAGACCAAGGAGTctgagcctcagtttccccttgtGGTGGGCAGGGGAGAAGGGCAAGTGTCTCCCCACCATATCCTGgtcccagggtgtccccagccagAAGGAACAGGTGCCTGGGTGCTGTTGGCAGGCTCAGGGTGTGTTCCCCCCTTTGCAGACGCCCACACTGATCGTGTACGGGGACCAGGATGCGGAGCTGGGGCAGGCCAGCCTGAAGAACCTGCAGCACCTCCCCGAGCACcgggtgctggtgctgcagggcgCTGGACATGCCTGCTACCTGGACAAGCCCAACGAGTGGCACCGTGGGCTCCTGgccttcctgcagcagctggagtgagCGAGACGGGCCGCATGGAGGGGTCCACGGGGCTGGGGGACATGGCCAGCCCACCCACCCCTCCACCGGGGCACACACCCTTGCACCAACCCAGCTGCTcacctggcatccccacccagcCTCCCTTGGGACCAAATAAAACCCCAAGCTGTACCGCCGCTTTCCTGCCACCTTCCTCCTGCTTCTTTCCACCCTTCCCGCCTCCTTCCCCAATCCCCACCTCCTCCACGGCCACCATCCCGCACACACCTGGGGGGTGACAGCAGGGGAAGTGCAGCCACCAAGGGATGGAACATTTGGGAAGCATTGCCCTGTGGGTGGGTGAGTGCCGGCTGCGAGGCCTCTGGAGCCCACCCATCGCCTCTGGCAGGACCCCCAGGAGCCTCGCAAGGGTGCCCAGGGGTCCCCGGCGCTGTGTTTGCGCACAGGTAGGtcccccagggtggtggcacctgTGTCCCCGGCCTGCTggcctcctcttcatcctcctcttcctcctcccacccctcctggCAGGCACCCAAGCCCAGGGTAATCCACAGGGGCTTAAAAGGGAACCGCTAGCCCCGGCAGGCTCCTGCCCATGGCGGCAGCAGCCCAGTGCCccagggaggcggcggcgggggggggattTACTGAACGAGTGGCTGCCTTGAACAGatgggggggcgggcggggaggcctgACAGACGTCTGGCCAGACAGACGGGAGGACAAGCCCCCTGCCCACCACCTGCCTTTCCCCCGCCTCAGTGCTGCTGCACCGGGCACTCGAGGGCCCAGATGGAGCCAGCAGTGGGGTGCCCCCCCAATGGCCCCCCTTCGCCGAGCCTGCCTGGGCTTTAGCTGCTTACGCCAGGGCCCAGGAGGATTTAGTGGGGGAGGTAGCGGGGGGGGCACTTGGCTGTGGGCGCAGGGCACCCGTGCAGGGGGCACGGGGCAGCGCCAGGGGTGCAGGAGCCGGTCCCCGCCCTGGCAGTGAGGCAGGACCCCTGTCTGGAGCATCCCTTGCCCCCCACCCGGTTCAGCACTCTTgttgcagccccccccccccccccccccgcacacacagGGGTgcctcccgccccctcccccgccctccaggcgcccccccccagcagcacccctgggtgccggcgggccccggggtgccggccgccccgtccctgcccgctcCGGTGTCCTTGAGCCCTCGAGCCCTGCCAGCTGATCggcttccaggaaaaaaaaaccgaCCGCAATTACAAAGAGGGGCGATGTGTGAGccaaggggggggcggggggcaggaaTGTCCCCAGCGGTGGCAGATGGCCTTACCCAGGGTGCATTGTTCCTTTTAGTGTCTCTTATCCGCTGTAATAGGATCCCGGAGGGAGGGAtgtgggagaggggaagagcGAGGGGGGCCCCGGCGTGGACCggggtgggggccggggctgccagcctggccctggcctGTCAAGCGGCTCATTGTTCCTGCCCCGGGTGTCACTGGGCGCCTCCGGGGACAATGTGGCACTGAGCGGGGTGGCCGGCGGCGGAGGGACGAGGCGCACGGAAAGGTACCCGCCAGGCCCCTTCCCGCGGGGtcggggggctcggggcggccggGAGGGCGAGCGGAGAGAGGTTCCCCCTGGGACGGGGTGGGGGCTtcctcctgtgtcccccccccgtcgCCTCCCTTTGCCACCCGAAGGTGCCCCGAAGGACGGGCGGTGGCCCGGCTTCGTGGCTGTCCCGATGCCAGCCGTGGGACGGGAACGGGGCAGGTGGCCTGTGCCCATCACCGGGGCCCTCGGCGTCCCCACCGGCCTGGCTCACCTGGGGGAGAGCACCCCCCTGCCCGCGGACCCCCCACGttgcctggggcggggggggggggcgcccgtggccccgccgcctcccccctgccccaccggCAGCCCCGTCCTCTCCCCGGCGGGATCTTTTGTCCCCGGCGGGTCCCTGCCGCCGTTCATCCCCGGGGGCGCGGGGACCCGGGCAGGCTGCCCGCCCCTGCTGGCACCGCGCACGGCTCCCTGCGCTGCGAggagggggggctacaggggggTACCCCCCCCATTTCAGGCTCCCCCCCACCGGGAAGGGGAAtattcccccttccccagcctttcccccccttctccagcccccagTAACGGGGGGGTGAAGATGGATGGTCCAAACCACCCCGGGGGTGCAAGCCGTAGCACTTAGGGGGTACAGGGACGAccggcttgcccccccccccccccttaccctGATGCAGGAGATGTGCCGTAGCGGTGGCGAGTCCTGCCA
This sequence is a window from Mycteria americana isolate JAX WOST 10 ecotype Jacksonville Zoo and Gardens chromosome 11, USCA_MyAme_1.0, whole genome shotgun sequence. Protein-coding genes within it:
- the LOC142415440 gene encoding uncharacterized protein LOC142415440 isoform X1; translated protein: MAAPQLTESTLTAEGQTLFYRQAEPAQQAPKLTVLLLHGIRFSSDTWLQLRTLAMLAENGYRAVAIDLPAQPPAQGICACGTHLHGEIHGGAVRSDQNAHTDRVRGPGCGAGAGQPEEPAAPPRAPGAGAAGRWTCLLPGQAQRVAPWAPGLPAAAGVSETGRMEGSTGLGDMASPPTPPPGHTPLHQPSCSPGIPTQPPLGPNKTPSCTAAFLPPSSCFFPPFPPPSPIPTSSTATIPHTPGG
- the LOC142415440 gene encoding putative protein-lysine deacylase ABHD14B isoform X2, whose product is MAAPQLTESTLTAEGQTLFYRQAEPAQQAPKLTVLLLHGIRFSSDTWLQLRTLAMLAENGYRAVAIDLPGLGRSKDAVAPAPVGQPAPGAFLKAVSEALCLGPTVVISPSLSGMYSLPFLFQHNHLLKAYVPVAPICTEKFTAEQYAQIKTPTLIVYGDQDAELGQASLKNLQHLPEHRVLVLQGAGHACYLDKPNEWHRGLLAFLQQLE
- the LOC142415440 gene encoding putative protein-lysine deacylase ABHD14B isoform X3, which produces MAAPQLTESTLTAEGQTLFYRQAEPAQQAPKLTVLLLHGIRFSSDTWLQLRTLAMLAENGYRAVAIDLPGKARWRARPRSKHNHLLKAYVPVAPICTEKFTAEQYAQIKTPTLIVYGDQDAELGQASLKNLQHLPEHRVLVLQGAGHACYLDKPNEWHRGLLAFLQQLE